In one Lolium rigidum isolate FL_2022 chromosome 3, APGP_CSIRO_Lrig_0.1, whole genome shotgun sequence genomic region, the following are encoded:
- the LOC124694909 gene encoding cytochrome b561 and DOMON domain-containing protein At2g04850 has product MPGMRILLGVLLLLLGLSSGTTVSAAAGAPGRCTTSTPVKAYAKCIALPAQGATLAWTYDARNATLDAAFTGSFISPSGWVAWGVNQDAPAMAGARVIAAFSDPSTGALLALPFVLSPDVKLQAKPLVSRPLDIPLLASSATLISPARTVRDGASVTIAATIRLSPNRTSLHFVWNRGLYVQGYSPTIHPTDASDLASHATVDILTTATESSPIASAKLQWAHGSLNALSWGLLLPIGAALARYLRPCASAGPAAWFYAHAATQAAGYLLGAAGFALGIAMGAASPGVTYKLHRGLGIAAATAGSLQTLAVFFRPKTTNRYRKYWKSYHHLLGYGCVVIGVVNVFQGFEVMGLGASYWKLGYCMALATLIGGCVALEVNAWVVFCRRQQEEKLMRREVDDVVVKDRAAAF; this is encoded by the coding sequence ATGCCGGGGATGAGGATCCTCCTgggcgtgctgctgctgctgctcggtcTGTCGAGCGGCACCACGGTGTCggcggccgccggtgcgccggggCGGTGCACGACGTCGACGCCGGTGAAGGCGTACGCCAAGTGCATCGCGCTGCCGGCGCAGGGCGCAACGCTGGCGTGGACCTACGACGCGCGCAACGCGACGCTGGACGCGGCCTTCACGGGCTCCTTCATCTCCCCCTCGGGGTGGGTGGCGTGGGGCGTGAACCAGGACGCGCCGGCCATGGCCGGCGCGCGCGTGATCGCCGCCTTCTCCGACCCGTCCACGGGCGCGCTGCTCGCGCTCCCCTTCGTGCTCTCCCCGGACGTGAAGCTGCAGGCCAAGCCCCTGGTGtcccgcccgctcgacatcccgcTGCTGGCCTCCTCGGCCACCCTCATCTCCCCGGCGCGCACCGTCCGGGACGGCGCGTCCGTGACCATCGCCGCCACCATCCGCCTCTCCCCGAACCGCACCTCGCTGCACTTCGTCTGGAACCGGGGCCTCTACGTGCAGGGCTACTCCCCGAccatccaccccaccgacgcctcCGACCTGGCGTCGCACGCCACCGTCGACATCCTCACCACCGCCACGGAGTCCTCGCCGATCGCCTCCGCGAAGCTCCAGTGGGCGCACGGCTCCCTCAACGCGCTCTCCTGGGGCCTCCTCCTCCCCATCGGCGCCGCGCTGGCGCGGTACCTCCGGCCCTGCGCGTCCGCCGGTCCGGCCGCATGGTTCTACGCGCACGCGGCGACACAGGCGGCCGGGTACCTCCTGGGCGCGGCCGGGTTCGCGCTGGGGATCGCGATGGGCGCGGCGTCGCCCGGGGTGACGTACAAGCTGCACCGCGGGCTGGGcatcgcggcggcgacggcggggagCCTGCAGACGCTGGCGGTGTTCTTCCGGCCCAAGACCACCAACCGGTACCGCAAGTACTGGAAGTCGTACCACCACCTGCTGGGGTACGGCTGCGTGGTGATCGGCGTCGTCAACGTCTTCCAGGGCTTCGAGGTCATGGGGCTGGGCGCGTCCTACTGGAAGCTCGGCTACTGCATGGCGCTGGCGACGCTCATCGGCGGGTGCGTGGCGCTGGAGGTGAACGCGTGGGTGGTCTTCTGCAGGAGGCAGCAGGAGGAGAAGCTCATGAGGAGGGAGGTCGACGACGTCGTCGTCAAGGACAGGGCCGCCGCATTCTAG